The Desulfobacterales bacterium genome includes a region encoding these proteins:
- the carB gene encoding carbamoyl-phosphate synthase large subunit codes for MPKRTDIKKILIIGAGPIIISQACEFDYSGTQACKALKSEGYNVVLINSNPATIMTDPDMADRIYIEPITPDMVAKIIERERPDALLPTLGGQTGLNTAVKVAKMGVLEQYSVELIGASLEAIKKAEDRELFRKSMEKIGLRIPRSGFAHNMIEVWEIAEQLGYPIIVRPSFTLGGTGGGVAYNREDLEKLSKSGLDASMITQIMLEESVLGWKEYELEVMRDKNDNVVIVCSIENFDPMGVHTGDSITVAPIQTLSDKEYQIMRNASIAIMREIGVDTGGSNVQFAVNPKNGEMIVVEMNPRVSRSSALASKATGFPIAKIAAKLAVGYTLDEIPNDITGETLAAFEPTLDYCVVKIPRWTFEKFPETKDYLTTSMKSVGETMAIGRNFKEAFQKGIRSLEIGRYGLGGDGKEPGGLFDNLPSDFEIQQNLATPNSKRIFYIHDAIMKGMSIDFIYELTQIDPWFLYQIKQIVDMEKVIKTQGKNLSDELLRKAKSFGFSDVQIGYLTDRKEDEIRTIKKNKNIRPVYKLVDTCAAEFKASTPYYYSTYEQEDESRVSNKKKVAILGGGPNRIGQGIEFDYCCVQASFALAEEGVESIMINSNPETVSTDYDTSNQLYFEPLTKEDVLHIIETEKPIGIIVQFGGQTPLNLSVPLHEAGVPILGTQPESIDRAEDREHFQAMLKKLNLMQPLNGTAISIEEAIKVANDIRYPVIVRPSYVLGGRAMKIVYEENDLINFTKIAMMASPEYPILIDKFLEDAIEVDVDAISDGKNTVIAGVMEHIEEAGVHSGDSACVLPPYSLNKKTIDEIKEATKAMAKELNVIGLMNVQYAVKSDKVFVLEVNPRASRTIPFVSKATGISFAKLATKIMLGKSLEELGIIDEKVPPYFSVKEAVLPFDRFPDVDTLLGPEMKSTGEVMGIDYDFGVAYAKSQLGAGQMLPKSGTVFISVKDKDKKAVLKVAKNFIKIGFKIMATRGTSAFLNENGIENTVINKVSMGRPHVIDAITNGEIQQIINTGTSSETKKDGYHIRRAAIKFNIPYATTIQGATAMCRGIEALIKNNLSVKTIKEYYK; via the coding sequence ATGCCAAAACGGACAGATATTAAAAAAATCCTTATTATAGGAGCAGGACCAATTATAATAAGTCAGGCCTGTGAATTTGATTATTCCGGCACTCAAGCATGTAAAGCCCTTAAATCAGAGGGTTATAATGTTGTGCTTATAAATAGTAACCCAGCAACAATTATGACTGATCCTGACATGGCGGACCGTATATATATTGAGCCTATCACTCCGGATATGGTTGCTAAAATAATTGAAAGGGAAAGACCTGACGCTCTTCTTCCCACTTTAGGCGGACAAACAGGATTAAATACGGCTGTAAAAGTTGCTAAAATGGGAGTTCTTGAGCAATATTCAGTTGAATTAATAGGAGCTTCTCTTGAAGCCATAAAAAAAGCTGAAGATAGGGAATTATTTAGAAAATCAATGGAAAAAATTGGTCTTCGTATACCGAGAAGTGGATTTGCCCATAATATGATAGAAGTTTGGGAAATAGCCGAACAACTCGGATATCCAATTATTGTAAGACCCAGTTTTACATTAGGTGGTACAGGTGGAGGAGTCGCATACAATAGAGAAGATCTTGAAAAGCTTTCTAAATCAGGCCTTGACGCAAGTATGATAACTCAAATTATGCTTGAAGAGTCGGTTTTAGGATGGAAAGAATATGAGCTTGAAGTCATGCGGGATAAAAATGATAATGTTGTTATAGTTTGCTCAATTGAAAATTTTGATCCGATGGGCGTTCATACGGGAGACAGCATTACTGTTGCACCTATACAAACATTAAGTGATAAAGAATATCAGATTATGCGTAATGCTTCGATAGCTATAATGAGAGAGATAGGCGTTGACACAGGTGGTTCTAATGTTCAATTTGCAGTTAACCCTAAAAACGGAGAAATGATTGTCGTAGAAATGAATCCAAGGGTTTCGAGAAGTTCAGCGCTTGCTTCAAAAGCAACTGGTTTTCCGATAGCCAAAATAGCTGCGAAACTTGCTGTCGGCTATACTCTTGATGAGATTCCTAATGACATCACAGGTGAAACATTAGCTGCTTTTGAACCTACTCTTGACTATTGCGTTGTAAAAATTCCCAGATGGACTTTTGAAAAATTTCCTGAAACGAAAGATTATCTTACAACTTCTATGAAGTCTGTGGGAGAAACAATGGCTATCGGTAGAAATTTCAAAGAAGCTTTTCAAAAAGGAATAAGATCCCTTGAAATTGGAAGATATGGACTTGGTGGTGACGGTAAAGAACCAGGAGGTCTTTTTGATAATCTTCCTTCTGATTTTGAAATTCAGCAAAATTTAGCTACGCCTAATTCGAAAAGGATTTTTTATATACATGACGCTATAATGAAAGGTATGTCAATTGATTTCATATATGAATTGACGCAAATCGATCCATGGTTTTTATATCAAATCAAACAAATTGTGGATATGGAAAAAGTAATTAAGACTCAAGGAAAAAATCTTTCTGATGAATTATTAAGAAAGGCTAAATCTTTTGGATTTTCAGACGTTCAGATAGGTTATCTTACGGACAGAAAAGAAGATGAAATTAGAACTATTAAAAAAAATAAAAATATAAGGCCTGTATATAAATTAGTTGATACATGCGCTGCTGAATTTAAGGCATCAACTCCTTACTATTATTCTACGTATGAACAAGAAGATGAATCCAGAGTTTCAAATAAAAAGAAAGTAGCTATTCTTGGTGGAGGCCCGAATAGAATAGGACAAGGTATTGAGTTTGATTATTGTTGTGTGCAGGCATCTTTTGCCCTTGCAGAAGAAGGTGTTGAAAGCATAATGATCAATAGCAACCCTGAGACTGTAAGCACAGATTATGATACTTCTAATCAGCTTTATTTTGAGCCTTTAACAAAAGAGGATGTGCTTCATATAATTGAAACTGAAAAACCCATAGGAATAATTGTTCAATTTGGAGGTCAAACTCCGTTAAACCTTTCAGTTCCTCTTCATGAAGCAGGAGTACCGATATTGGGAACTCAGCCTGAAAGCATCGATAGAGCCGAAGACCGTGAACATTTTCAAGCAATGTTAAAAAAATTAAATCTTATGCAGCCTTTAAACGGAACAGCTATAAGCATTGAAGAAGCAATTAAAGTTGCAAATGATATACGATATCCCGTTATTGTTAGGCCTTCTTATGTGCTTGGTGGAAGGGCGATGAAAATCGTATATGAAGAAAATGATCTTATAAATTTCACAAAAATTGCAATGATGGCTTCTCCTGAATATCCAATATTGATTGATAAATTTTTGGAAGATGCTATTGAAGTTGATGTTGATGCAATATCTGATGGAAAAAATACAGTTATAGCCGGTGTAATGGAACATATTGAAGAAGCTGGAGTCCATTCGGGAGATTCTGCATGTGTTCTTCCTCCATACAGTTTAAATAAAAAAACAATAGATGAAATAAAAGAAGCAACAAAAGCGATGGCAAAGGAATTAAATGTTATTGGGCTTATGAATGTCCAATATGCTGTAAAATCGGATAAAGTATTTGTGCTTGAAGTCAATCCTCGAGCATCTCGAACAATCCCCTTTGTAAGTAAAGCTACAGGCATATCCTTTGCTAAACTCGCTACTAAAATTATGCTTGGAAAAAGCCTTGAAGAACTTGGAATAATTGATGAAAAAGTACCTCCTTATTTTTCTGTTAAAGAAGCGGTTCTTCCTTTTGATAGGTTTCCTGATGTTGATACGCTACTTGGCCCGGAAATGAAATCAACAGGAGAAGTGATGGGTATAGATTATGATTTTGGTGTTGCTTATGCTAAATCTCAGCTTGGAGCTGGTCAAATGCTTCCAAAATCCGGCACAGTTTTTATAAGCGTTAAAGATAAAGATAAAAAAGCCGTGCTGAAAGTTGCAAAAAATTTCATTAAAATTGGTTTTAAAATTATGGCAACACGAGGGACTTCGGCATTTTTAAATGAAAATGGCATTGAAAATACAGTTATTAATAAAGTGTCTATGGGAAGACCCCATGTTATTGATGCGATAACGAACGGCGAAATTCAACAAATAATTAATACGGGTACTAGCTCAGAAACTAAAAAAGATGGATATCATATACGAAGGGCGGCTATAAAATTTAATATACCTTATGCGACCACTATTCAAGGAGCAACAGCTATGTGCAGAGGTATAGAAGCGCTTATAAAAAATAATCTCTCAGTGAAAACTATTAAGGAGTATTACAAATAA
- the carA gene encoding glutamine-hydrolyzing carbamoyl-phosphate synthase small subunit, with translation MKAILALEDGRVFECQSFTGEGEAYGEVVFNTGMSGYQEVLTDPSYSGQMVTMTYPLIGNYGINDEDVESDRIHVSAFLIKEYQEFPSNFRSKSTLKDYLKKYNVLGIEGFDTRALTRHIRKAGAMRAVISTIDVDPSSLVNKAKNIEPMTGQDIVKRVTTDKPYFWINGNRIFLEPDDIAKGSNIWRYKGNKYSVTVFDFGVKYNILRCLENVGCEVLVLPASTKPDIIRVLEPDGIFLSNGPGDPAPVTYAVETIQALLGYRPIFGICLGHQILGLALLGKTFKLKFGHRGINQPVKNLFTNRIEITSQNHGFAVDIDGLIKNDSDIMITHINLNDNTLEGFRHKKYNAIAVQYHPEASPGPHDATYLFDEFVKLMK, from the coding sequence ATGAAAGCAATTTTAGCCCTAGAAGACGGAAGGGTATTTGAATGCCAGTCTTTCACAGGAGAAGGAGAAGCTTATGGGGAAGTAGTTTTTAATACTGGAATGTCTGGCTATCAAGAAGTTTTAACTGATCCTTCCTATAGCGGTCAAATGGTCACAATGACTTATCCTCTTATTGGCAATTATGGAATAAATGACGAAGATGTTGAATCTGACCGAATTCATGTTTCAGCATTTCTTATAAAAGAATATCAAGAATTCCCTAGTAATTTTCGTTCTAAATCAACTCTCAAAGATTATCTAAAAAAATATAATGTTTTAGGAATTGAAGGCTTTGATACACGAGCTCTTACAAGACATATCCGAAAAGCTGGAGCTATGCGAGCGGTTATATCAACTATAGATGTTGATCCATCATCTCTCGTGAATAAGGCTAAAAATATTGAGCCTATGACTGGTCAAGACATTGTAAAAAGAGTTACAACTGATAAGCCTTATTTTTGGATCAATGGAAATCGTATATTTTTGGAACCAGATGATATCGCCAAAGGATCAAATATATGGAGATATAAGGGGAATAAATATTCCGTTACAGTTTTTGATTTTGGAGTAAAATATAACATCTTACGCTGTCTTGAAAATGTGGGATGCGAAGTATTAGTTTTACCAGCTTCTACAAAACCTGATATTATTAGGGTTTTAGAACCGGATGGTATTTTTTTATCAAATGGTCCTGGAGATCCTGCTCCAGTAACATATGCAGTTGAAACAATTCAAGCGCTTTTAGGATATAGACCAATTTTTGGAATATGCCTTGGACATCAGATTCTTGGTCTTGCACTTTTGGGTAAAACATTTAAACTTAAATTTGGACATAGAGGTATTAACCAGCCAGTAAAAAATCTTTTTACTAATAGGATAGAAATAACATCTCAAAATCACGGTTTTGCCGTAGATATCGATGGCCTTATCAAAAATGATAGTGATATAATGATTACCCACATTAATCTCAACGACAATACGCTTGAAGGATTTAGACACAAAAAATATAATGCTATCGCTGTTCAATATCATCCTGAAGCGTCTCCAGGACCCCATGATGCGACATATTTATTTGATGAATTTGTAAAATTGATGAAATAA
- a CDS encoding FAD-dependent oxidoreductase, which yields MYSEQYYKLNGKKDGKRIDSRTLEEEIQKAVKSGHKHLEIYAYGQHGIGGRICKTKDQKIHIKIIGHPGQRVGSLGFPNTYIEVIGPASDDTGWLNAGAQIVIRGNASNGTANAMAQGKIYVAGNIGARGMTMTKRNPKFDPPELWVLGSVGDYFAEFMAGGTSVICGYDSQTSDNVLGYRPCVGMVSGKIFFRGPHKGFSNLDAKLVAIDNTEYEWLRKNLKIFLDKIDRSEIFEILAEKEQWQLLVARGPHEKIPSKARPMKFFHTEIWDKELGRGGMIADLVDIDRSQIPVITTGVMRRFVPVWENRKYKAPCEASCPTGIPVQERWRLIREGKLEEAVDMALSYTPFPATVCGYLCPNLCMEGCTRNSDHMPSVDVTMLGKASLDAKLPILPEESGKKIAIIGGGPGGISAAWHLRLRGHSPVIYDMKSQIGGKISSVIPDTRIPEEIFSAELERVREVIPYIHLQQKLKTDDIERLKYDYDYIIVAIGAQRPKSLPIPGRERSLGAIDFLEKAKRDEIDPGERVVIIGAGNVGCDVATEASRLGAKDITLIDIQEPASFGKERNAAEAIGAKFLWPVISKEITPDGIKLENGNIIPADMVIMSIGDAVDTDFLPETVDVKNGFISVDENYKTEDPQIFAIGDAVKPGLLTDAIGSGRKAAIVICDFLAGDKPVQDARKMIDKKRISLEYFDPRVLNFNNIDECGSQCSSCGTCRDCGICITVCPQNAILRKEQNPFKFEYVVNEELCIGCGFCAGACPCGIWDIVPNVTME from the coding sequence ATGTATTCTGAACAATATTATAAATTAAATGGAAAAAAAGACGGGAAGCGAATTGATTCGAGGACGCTTGAAGAAGAAATTCAAAAAGCTGTTAAGTCAGGTCATAAACATCTTGAAATTTATGCCTATGGACAGCATGGGATAGGTGGAAGAATATGTAAAACCAAAGATCAAAAAATTCATATAAAAATTATAGGCCACCCTGGTCAAAGGGTAGGCTCTTTAGGATTTCCTAATACTTATATTGAAGTTATAGGGCCTGCCTCAGATGACACTGGATGGCTTAATGCTGGAGCTCAAATAGTTATTCGAGGAAATGCGTCTAACGGAACAGCTAACGCTATGGCTCAAGGGAAAATATATGTGGCCGGCAATATTGGTGCTCGAGGCATGACTATGACTAAAAGAAACCCAAAATTTGATCCTCCCGAATTGTGGGTTCTTGGTTCAGTTGGAGATTACTTTGCAGAATTTATGGCTGGAGGCACCTCTGTAATTTGTGGATATGATTCTCAAACATCTGATAATGTCCTTGGATATAGACCATGCGTAGGAATGGTTAGTGGAAAGATTTTTTTTAGGGGTCCCCATAAAGGCTTTAGTAATCTTGATGCAAAACTTGTCGCGATTGATAATACCGAATATGAATGGCTTAGAAAAAATTTAAAGATATTTTTAGATAAAATTGATCGTTCCGAGATTTTTGAAATTCTTGCTGAAAAAGAACAATGGCAGCTTCTTGTAGCTCGTGGACCTCATGAAAAGATTCCATCAAAAGCAAGACCTATGAAATTTTTTCATACTGAAATATGGGATAAAGAGCTTGGAAGAGGCGGAATGATAGCTGACCTTGTTGATATTGATAGAAGCCAAATTCCAGTAATTACTACAGGTGTTATGAGGCGTTTTGTCCCTGTATGGGAAAATCGAAAATATAAGGCCCCTTGTGAAGCATCGTGTCCAACAGGAATTCCGGTTCAAGAGAGATGGCGGCTTATAAGAGAAGGCAAACTTGAAGAAGCCGTTGACATGGCTTTGTCTTATACTCCATTTCCAGCAACAGTATGTGGATACCTTTGTCCTAACTTGTGCATGGAAGGTTGTACAAGAAATTCCGATCATATGCCATCAGTTGATGTCACAATGCTTGGGAAAGCAAGTTTAGATGCTAAATTACCTATACTGCCAGAAGAGAGTGGTAAAAAGATAGCCATAATAGGAGGAGGGCCTGGGGGCATTTCAGCAGCATGGCATCTTAGGCTTAGGGGCCACAGTCCTGTTATTTATGACATGAAATCTCAAATAGGAGGTAAAATTTCGTCTGTTATTCCTGATACAAGAATTCCAGAAGAAATTTTTTCAGCCGAACTTGAAAGAGTGCGAGAAGTAATACCTTATATTCATTTACAACAAAAGCTGAAAACAGACGATATTGAACGATTAAAATATGATTATGATTATATTATTGTTGCTATTGGAGCCCAAAGGCCAAAATCATTGCCTATCCCAGGAAGAGAAAGATCGTTAGGAGCTATAGATTTTCTTGAGAAAGCTAAAAGAGATGAAATAGATCCAGGAGAAAGGGTTGTTATCATAGGCGCTGGTAATGTTGGCTGTGACGTTGCAACAGAAGCAAGCAGATTAGGTGCAAAGGATATTACTCTAATTGATATTCAAGAACCCGCCTCTTTTGGAAAAGAAAGAAACGCTGCAGAAGCGATTGGCGCTAAATTTTTATGGCCTGTTATTTCAAAAGAAATAACACCAGATGGTATAAAACTCGAAAATGGGAATATTATTCCCGCTGACATGGTTATTATGTCCATTGGTGATGCAGTTGACACGGATTTTCTTCCAGAAACCGTTGATGTAAAAAATGGTTTTATTTCTGTCGATGAAAATTATAAAACAGAGGATCCACAAATTTTTGCAATCGGAGATGCTGTTAAACCAGGTTTATTAACCGATGCAATAGGCTCAGGAAGAAAGGCCGCTATTGTTATATGTGATTTTCTTGCTGGGGATAAACCCGTGCAAGATGCTCGAAAAATGATAGATAAAAAAAGAATATCTTTAGAATATTTTGACCCGAGAGTATTGAATTTTAATAATATTGATGAATGCGGCTCACAATGTTCTTCATGTGGAACCTGCCGTGACTGCGGAATATGCATCACCGTGTGTCCTCAGAATGCAATATTAAGAAAGGAACAAAATCCTTTTAAATTTGAGTATGTTGTTAATGAGGAGTTATGTATAGGCTGCGGCTTTTGCGCTGGAGCTTGCCCGTGTGGAATCTGGGATATTGTTCCAAATGTAACAATGGAATAA